A stretch of DNA from Variovorax paradoxus:
CAACGTGCTCAGCGGCATCCTCAACGCGGTGGACGATCAGGTCTGGAACCCGTCCACCGACGCCGCGCTCGTGCAGGGCTACCAGACGCCCGAAGGCCGCCACATGGCGGGCAAGGCGCGTTGCAAGTCGCTGCTGCAGCGCCAGCTGGGACTGGCCGAACGCGCCGACGCGCCGCTGTTCATCGTGGTGAGCCGGCTCACCGAGCAGAAAGGCCTGCATCTCGTGCTCGGCGGCCTCGACAGGCTGCTCGCGCAAGGCGGCCAGCTCGCGCTGCTGGGCAGCGGGGAAGGCTGGCTCGAAGATGCCTTCCGCCAGCGCGCGGCGGCAGCGCCCGAATCGGTGAGCGTCACCATCGGCTACGACGAGGCGCTCGCGCACCAGCTTTTCGGCGCGGGCGACGTGACGCTCGTGCCTTCGCTGTTCGAGCCCTGCGGCCTCACGCAGATGTACGGCCTGAAGTACGGCAGCCTGCCGCTGGTGCGCCGCGTCGGCGGGCTGGCCGACACGGTGGTCGATTGCACGCTGGAAGACATGGCCAGCGGCGCGGCCACCGGCTTCGTGTTCGACCGCTTCGAAGACGCCGACTACGACCGCGCCCTGCGCCGCGCCTTCGCGCTCTACGGGCGCGCCGCCGACTGGCGCCGCGTGCGCGCCAACGCCATGCGACGTCCCGCCGACTGGGGCGCCGCAGCGGCGCAATACATCGATGTCTATCAACGGGCGTTGGCCTGAACGGTCGCGCCACACCCCACAACCCACCCGAGAACGCCCCCCATGACGATCAAGGACTTCGCCTACGACCACCCCGACCGCGACGTTGCCGCCTTCAAGCGCGCAGTGGCCAACAAGCTGATCTACGCCGTCGGCAAGGATCCCGTGGCCGCCAGCCCCGACGACTGGCTGCATGCCACCGCACTCGCGGTGCGCGACCAGCTCGTCGAACGCTGGATGACGACCACGCGCGCCAACTACGCGCAGGACCTCAAGCGCGTGTACTACCTGTCGATGGAGTTCCTCATCGGGCGCACCTTCACCAACGCGCTGCTCGCCGTCGACCTGTACGGCATCGTGCGCGAGGCGCTGGCCGACTTCGGCGTCGACATGGCCGCGCTGGCCGAGCGCGAGCCCGATGCGGCGCTCGGCAACGGCGGCCTGGGGCGGCTCGCGGCCTGCTTTCTCGATTCGATGGCCACGCTCGGCGTGCCCGGCATGGGCTACGGCATCCGCTACGAATACGGCATGTTCCGCCAGCAGATCGTCGACGGCCAGCAGGTCGAAACGCCCGACTACTGGCTCACGCGCGGCAACCCGTGGGAGTTCCAGCGGCCCGAAGTGAACTACCGCGTGCGCTTCGGCGGGCGCGTGCAAAAGCGCGAAGGCACGAACGCGCCCTACGGCGCGGCCGACTGGGTCGACACGCACGACGTGCGCGCCGTCGCCTACGACACGATCATTCCCGGCTACGGCACGCAGGCCACCAACACCTTGCGGCTGTGGTCGGCGCGCGCCACCGAAGAGATCGACCTGTCGGCCTTCAACCGCGGCAACTACATGCAGGCGGTGGAGAGCAAGAACCACTCCGAGAACGTGTCGCGCGTGCTCTACCCCGACGACTCCACGCCCTCGGGCCGCGAGCTGCGGTTGCACCAGGAATACTTTTTCTGCAGCGCCAGCGTGCAAGACTTGTTGCGCCGCTACCTGCGCAACCACACGAGCTTCGACCAGCTGTCGGACAAGGTCAGCATCCACCTGAATGACACGCACCCGGTGCTCGCCGTGCCCGAGCTCATGCGCCTGCTGCTCGACGAACACGGCCTCGCGTGGGACGTGGCCTGGGCCCACACGCAGAAGGTGTTCAGCTACACCAACCACACGCTGATGCACGAGGCATTGGAGACCTGGCCGGTCGAGATGCTGGGCCGCATCCTGCCGCGACATCTGCAGATCATCTACGACATCAACGCGAAGTTTCTCGCCACGGTGACGCAGAAGGTGGGCAACGACGTCGAGCTGATGCGCCGGCTGTCGCTGGTCGACGAAGCGGGCGAGCGGCGCGTGCGCATGGCGTATGTGGCCGTGCTGGCGAGCCACTCGATCAACGGCGTGTCGGGGCTGCACTCGGAGCTGATGAAGCAGTCGATCTTTTCCGACTTCGCCAGGATTTTTCCGGAGCGCTTCAACAACAAGACCAACGGCGTCACGCCGCGCCGCTGGCTCGCGCAGGCCAACCCGCCGCTGGCCGGCCTGCTCGACCAGCGCATCGGCAAGGGCTGGCGGCGCGACCTGTCGCAGCTCGAAGCGTTGCGGCCGATGGTCGCGCAGCCCGCCTTCGTGCGCGCCTTTCGCCATGCCAAGCGCGAGAACAAGCTGCGGCTGGCCAACTGGGTCGAGCAGCACCTGAAGCTCGACCTGGACACCGACGCGATGTTCGACGTGCAGGTCAAGCGCATCCACGAGTACAAGCGGCAGCTACTCAACGTGCTGCACGTGATCGCGCGGTATCACCGCATCCTCGATGCGCAGGCCAGCGGTGCGCCGGTCGACATCGTGCCGCGCGTGGTCGTGTTCGCGGGCAAGGCCGCCTCGGCCTATGCGATGGCCAAGCAGGTGATCCGCCTCATCAACGACGTGGCGGCCACGGTGAATGCCGACGCGCGCGTGGGCAAGCTGCTGAAGGTGGTGTTCCTGCCGAACTACAGCGTGAGCCTGGCCGAGATCATCATGCCGGCAGCCGACCTGTCGGAGCAGATTTCCACTGCGGGCACGGAAGCTTCAGGCACGGGCAACATGAAGTTCGCGCTCAACGGCGCGCTCACCATCGGCACGCTCGACGGCGCCAACGTCGAGATGCGCGAGAACGTCGGCCCCGAGAACATCTTCATCTTCGGCCACACCACGCCCGAGGTGGCCGACATCCGCGCCCGCGGCTACCAGCCGCGCGAGATCTACGAAGAAAACGCCGAACTCAAGCGCGTGCTCGACGCCATCCGCGACGGCGCGTTCTCACCGGGCGAGCCCGCGCGCTACCAGGGCATCTACGACGCGCTCGTGAACTGGGGCGACCACTACCTGCTGCTGGCCGACTACGCGAGCTACGTGGCCAAGCAGGCCGAGGTCGATGCGCTGTACCGTGACGCGGAGGCGTGGACGCGCATGGCGATCCTCAATGTGGCGGGGATGGGGGCGTTCTCATCGGACCGGACGATTGCGCAGTACGCGCATGAGATCTGGCATACGAAGCCGGTTGTGCTGAGCTGAACTGACTCGAGCCTTCGGTATTTCTCCCTCCCCCGCTGGGGGAGGGTTGGGGTGGGGGCACGACGGCAGTCAATGAAGCACTGCGCCGAATCGGATGCCGCTGTGCCCCCATCCCAACCTTCCCCCAAAGGGGGAAGGAGCAAAACCGGACTCAGCGCGGTTTTGCTGGCTCAGCCTCGGTCACGAACCCGATCCGGCTCAACCCCGCCTTGTTCGCAATCCCCATCAGCGCCACCACCTTGCCATATGGCACGGTCTGGTCGGCGCGCAATTGCACTTCGGTGTCCTTGCTGTCGGCGGCAGCTTTTTCGAGTTGGGCCGTCAGCTCTTCGTCGGTCACGGGCTTGTCGTTGAAGAAAGTCTTGCCCGACGCATCGACCGACAGGCTCACGAACTTGGGCGTGTCGTTGGGCTGGCCCGCGTCGGTCTGCGGCAGGTCGAGCTTGATCGAGCTGGCCATCAGCGGCGCGGTGATGATGAAGATCACCAGCAGCACCAGCATCACGTCGACCAGCGGCGTGACGTTGATGTCGGACAGCGGCCGCTGCCCGCCCGCGCCCACGGCCCGCCCGCCGCCTGCGGCGCTGCTGCCTAGCGATGTGCGTCCGAAGGCCATGGTGTGTGTGCAGCTCTCTAAACCGGCATCGGCCGCGCAGGCGGCGGTGCGGCGGGCTTCGGCGCTTCGCCGAAGCTGCCGAGCAGGTCGTGCGCAAAGCCTTCGAGCTCGGCCTCGACGCGGCCCACGACGCGGCCGAACACGTTGTAGGCCAGCACGGCCGGAATGGCGACGGCGAGGCCGAAGGCCGTCATCACGAGCGCCTCGCCGACCGGGCCGGCCACCTTGTCGATGGTGAAGCCGCCGGTCTGGCCCGCGATGCCCGCGAGCGCGCCGTAGATGCCCCAGACGGTGCCGAGCAGGCCGACGAAGGGCGCGGTGGCGCCCACGGTGGCCAGCAGGATCTGCCCGGCCTGCAGGCGCCGCAGCGCGCCGTGCAGCGCGCCACGCAGCACGCGCGTGAGGCGCTGGTTGCGATCGACCGTGGCGCCCAGCGTGCCGCCGGGGGCTTCGGCGGCGGCCTGGCGCAGCGCGGCCACGGCGGGCCGCACGAGTTCGGCGCGGTCGAAGGCCTGGAGCTTCTGCTCGGCCTCGGCCAGGGTGGCCGATTGCCAGAACGCCGCGATGCTGCGCAGCACGTCGCGCGTGCCGCCGCGCAGCAACCAGGCTTTCCAGAGGATCACAACCCAGCTGGCGATCGACATCGCGAGCAGCAGCGCGGCCACCGAACGGCTGACGCCGTCACCGTGGGTCAGCAGTTCGAGCACGCTCATTCGCGTCGTCCTTTGTGGTTCGCGACGTTTAGCGCAGGCCGAGTACGTCGAACATGTCGAACAGGCCGTTGCGCTGGCCGCCCAGGAAGCGCACCGCACGCAGCGCGCCCTGCGCGTAGGTCACGCGGCTGGACGACTTGTGGGAAATTTCGATGCGCTCGCCGATGCCGGCGAACAGCACGGTGTGGTCGCCCACGATGTCGCCGCCGCGGATGGTGGCAAAGCCGATGGTCGACGGGTCGCGTTCGCCCGTGATGCCTTCGCGGCCGTACACGGCGCAGTCCTTGAGGTCGCGGCCCAGCGCGTCGGCGATCACTTCGCCCATCTTGAGCGCGGTGCCCGAGGGGGCGTCGACCTTGAAGCGGTGGTGGGCCTCGACGATCTCGATGTCGTAGCCGGTGGCCATCGCGCGGGCGGCCATGTCGAGCAGCTTGAGCGTGACGTTGACGCCCACGCTCATGTTGGGCGCCAACATGATGGCGATGTCTTTCGCGATCTCGGCGATCTCGGCCTTCTGCGCGTCGCTGAAGCCGGTGGTGCCGATCACGGCCTGCACGCCCAGCTCGCGGCACACGGCCAGGTGCGCCATGGTGCCTTCGGGGCGGGTGAAGTCGATGAGCACCTGCGCATCTTGCAGCCCGGTGCGCAGGTCGGCCACGATGGGCACGCCGCTGGTGAAGCCCAGGAAGGCCGCGGCATCGGCGCCGAGGGCGGCGCTGCCTGCGATGTCGAGCGCGCCGGCCAGGCGGCAGTCGGGCGCGTTGCGCACGGCTTCGATCAGCATGTGGCCCATGCGGCCCGAGGCGCCGGCAATCGCGACCCGGCGCAGCGCGGGAGCGGAGGAAGAAGAAACGGAAGTGGGGGTGGTGGTCGGTTCAGTCACGGCGATTCAGTCTTTGAAAAGTCCCTACGGGAGCCATGGACACCGACGCAAGCCAACCACCGGTCCGGCGGGCACCGCCCGCAGGAGGGGTGGCCGCCGCCGGAGCCCTGCCGCGCACGCTCAGCGCGCGGCTTCGAGCGGGGGGTAGGCGGCCGGCAGCGCAGGCACGGGGGCCGCCGGGGTGCCGGTGGTGTCGGCTTTCTTTTCGCCCTTGGGCGCGTATTTCTTGAGCTCGTCTTCGGTGGCCTCGAGCTGCGGCACCTTGCCGGTCTTGCGGCGGGTGTCGAGCGTGGCAACGAACTCTTCTTCGCTGGGCATCTCGTCGCCCTGGAAGCGGTCCATGAGTTCACCGTTGAAGAACACGGTCAGGCGGCGCTCCTGCGGATCGACGCCCTGGCGGCGGATCGTGAAGACGTAGTCCCAGCGGTTGGCGTGGAAGACGTCGTTCAGCAGCGAGGTGCCGAGGATCTCGCGCACCTGTTGGCGCGACATGCCGGGCTTGAGCGCCGCGACCTGTTCCTTCGACACGAAATTGCCCTGCACCACTTCGACTTTGTAGGGAGTGACGGCAGACAGCGCGCCACGCGTGCGTTCGCTGAAACCGCTGCAGGCACCGAGGGCGAGCGTCGCCGCAATGGCAGCAACCAGCAACCAGGGCCGGCGTTGGAGGATGGCAGGCATGGGAGAAGAGGGGGTAGCGATATGATCGAACATTGTAGCGGCCGAGCCTGAAGGCCCGGCCTCAGCCCAGGGCGCAGGAACCATCATGGCCAACATCGACGAACTCAAGAACACCGGCCTCAAGGCCACCTTGCCGCGGTTGAAGATCCTCGAGATCTTCCAGACGGGCAGCCAGCGGCACATGACAGCGGAAGACGTCTTTCGCGTGCTGCTCAACGAACACTCCGACATCGGACTGGCCACCGTGTACCGCGTCCTCACGCAGTTCGAGCAGGCCGGCATCCTGGAGCGCAGCCACTTCGAAAGCGGCAAGGCGGTCTACGAGCTGAACGAAGGCACCCACCACGACCACCTGATCTGCACCTCGTGCGGCAAGGTCGAGGAGTTCTATGACGCCGAGATCGAGCGCCGCCAGCAGATGATCGCCAAGGACAAGGGCTGGATCCTGCAGGACCACGCCATGTCGCTGTACGGCCTGTGCGGCGATTGCGTCAAGAAGCGCTGACGCTGAAGACCTGCTGAAGCAGACAGCGGCCCTTCCAGCCCTTCAGCTGGAAGGGCTTTTTTCTTTGCTCAGTCCGGATCGCGCCCGCTCTCCATCGCCTTGTGGTGGCGCGCCACGAAATCGGCATACGTGTCGATGCCGCGCAGCTGCAGGATCGAATTGCGCACCGCGGCTTCCACCAGCACGGCGATGTTGCGCCCCGCCACCACCTGGATGATGACCTTGCGCACCGGAATGCCCAGCACGTCCTGCGTGAGCGGCGCCGAGGGCATGCGCTCGTAGTCGCGCTCGAAGCTGTCGCGCCGCACGAGGTGCACGATGAGCTTCAGGCGCATCTTCCGGCGCACGGCCGTCTCGCCGAAGATCGCGCGGATGTCCAGCAGGCCGATGCCGCGCACCTCCAGCAGGTTCAGCAGCAGGTCGGGGCAGCGGCCCTCGATGGTGTTCTGGTTGATGCGGTACAGGTCGACCGCGTCGTCGGCCACGAGGCCGTTGCCGCGCGAGATCAGCTCCAGGCCGAGCTCGCTTTTGCCCAGGCCCGACTCGCCCGTGATCATCACGCCCATGCCCAGGATGTCCATGAACACGCCGTGCATCGAGGTGCGCTCGGCGAAGTGCTTGGACAGGTACGCGCGCAGCAGGTCGATCACGAAGGCCGACGATTCGCGCGTGGCAAAGAGCGGCAGCTGCGCGCGCTCGCAGATCGACAGCAGCTCGTCGGGCGCGGCCTGGCCGTCGGCCAGCACCAGCATCGGCGGCTCCAGCGTGACGATGCGCCCGATGCGGCGCACGCAGTCTTCCTTGCTGCCGCGCGTGAGGTAGGCCACCTCGCGCGCGCCCAGAATCTGCACGCGGTACGGGTGGATGTAGTTCAGGTAGCCGACCAGGTCGGCGGCCGACTGCGCGCGGCTGATGACGTCGGGGTCGAACTGGCGCTCCGAGGCGCCGAGCCCCGCGAGCCATTCCCAGCGGAGCGATCCGCGGAACTCCTCGAACATGGCATCGGCGCTGATGACGGTCGGCTTCATGCGTGCGGCGGCCGGCGCGGGACGCCGGCATTCTGGTCAGGATGGAGGGAGAGAAAGCGTCGCCGCAGCTTATCAGCAGCGGCCCGCCCGGCGCGTGCGCTCAGGCGACCTGGGTCGATTGCCAGCCGGCAATGAGGCCGTGCAGCGCGGCAGCGTCGGTGCTGGACTTGATCTGCTCGCGCAGGCCGGCGTCGCTCAGCAGCTCGGCAATTTCAGACAGGATTTCGAGGTGCTTCTGCGTGGCCGCTTCGGGCACCAGCAGGAAGATCAGCAGCGCGACGGGCTGCTCGTCGGGGGCGTCGAAGCCGATGGGGTTCGCCAGCTGGAACACCGCGGCCATCGGCGCCTTGAGGCCCTTGATGCGGCCATGCGGAATGGCAACGCCATGGCCCAGACCGGTGGAGCCGAGACGCTCGCGCGCAAACAGGCTGTCGGTGATCAGGGCGCGTCCCAGGCCATGAAGGCTTTCGAACAGAAGGCCAGCTTCTTCGAAAGCACGTTTCTTGCTGGTGGCGTCAACGCTCACGAGCACTTGAGCGGGCGGCAGGATGGACGCGAGGCGATTCATGGTGGGGTCAGAGCGGGGGCGATTATGCACCTCCTTGGTAAAAACCCCCAGTCCCCCTAATTACTTTCGTCTACATGTGTTGCCGTGAGGCGTCGCTTCCCCTGTAAGCCTTTGCAAAGCCCCACCAATATGCTCGGACAAACAAAAGGCCGCCCGAAGGCGGCCTGCGATGCGGGGCGCGGGGCCCGGACTTACATCACGCGCTTGGGCGCCACGTGATGGTGGTCTTGCAGGCGATCCTTGTGGCGGACCACCTGGCGGTCGAGCTTGTCGACCAGTTCATCGACCGCGGCGTACAGATCAGCGTGGCTCGATTCCGCGAACATGTCATTGCCCTTGACGTGAATGTTGCACTCCGCCCTTTGGCGGCGTTCCTTTTCCTTCTGCTTTTCCACCGTGAGGATCACCT
This window harbors:
- a CDS encoding glycogen/starch/alpha-glucan phosphorylase → MTIKDFAYDHPDRDVAAFKRAVANKLIYAVGKDPVAASPDDWLHATALAVRDQLVERWMTTTRANYAQDLKRVYYLSMEFLIGRTFTNALLAVDLYGIVREALADFGVDMAALAEREPDAALGNGGLGRLAACFLDSMATLGVPGMGYGIRYEYGMFRQQIVDGQQVETPDYWLTRGNPWEFQRPEVNYRVRFGGRVQKREGTNAPYGAADWVDTHDVRAVAYDTIIPGYGTQATNTLRLWSARATEEIDLSAFNRGNYMQAVESKNHSENVSRVLYPDDSTPSGRELRLHQEYFFCSASVQDLLRRYLRNHTSFDQLSDKVSIHLNDTHPVLAVPELMRLLLDEHGLAWDVAWAHTQKVFSYTNHTLMHEALETWPVEMLGRILPRHLQIIYDINAKFLATVTQKVGNDVELMRRLSLVDEAGERRVRMAYVAVLASHSINGVSGLHSELMKQSIFSDFARIFPERFNNKTNGVTPRRWLAQANPPLAGLLDQRIGKGWRRDLSQLEALRPMVAQPAFVRAFRHAKRENKLRLANWVEQHLKLDLDTDAMFDVQVKRIHEYKRQLLNVLHVIARYHRILDAQASGAPVDIVPRVVVFAGKAASAYAMAKQVIRLINDVAATVNADARVGKLLKVVFLPNYSVSLAEIIMPAADLSEQISTAGTEASGTGNMKFALNGALTIGTLDGANVEMRENVGPENIFIFGHTTPEVADIRARGYQPREIYEENAELKRVLDAIRDGAFSPGEPARYQGIYDALVNWGDHYLLLADYASYVAKQAEVDALYRDAEAWTRMAILNVAGMGAFSSDRTIAQYAHEIWHTKPVVLS
- a CDS encoding ExbD/TolR family protein, with translation MAFGRTSLGSSAAGGGRAVGAGGQRPLSDINVTPLVDVMLVLLVIFIITAPLMASSIKLDLPQTDAGQPNDTPKFVSLSVDASGKTFFNDKPVTDEELTAQLEKAAADSKDTEVQLRADQTVPYGKVVALMGIANKAGLSRIGFVTEAEPAKPR
- a CDS encoding MotA/TolQ/ExbB proton channel family protein; this translates as MSVLELLTHGDGVSRSVAALLLAMSIASWVVILWKAWLLRGGTRDVLRSIAAFWQSATLAEAEQKLQAFDRAELVRPAVAALRQAAAEAPGGTLGATVDRNQRLTRVLRGALHGALRRLQAGQILLATVGATAPFVGLLGTVWGIYGALAGIAGQTGGFTIDKVAGPVGEALVMTAFGLAVAIPAVLAYNVFGRVVGRVEAELEGFAHDLLGSFGEAPKPAAPPPARPMPV
- the dapB gene encoding 4-hydroxy-tetrahydrodipicolinate reductase, encoding MGHMLIEAVRNAPDCRLAGALDIAGSAALGADAAAFLGFTSGVPIVADLRTGLQDAQVLIDFTRPEGTMAHLAVCRELGVQAVIGTTGFSDAQKAEIAEIAKDIAIMLAPNMSVGVNVTLKLLDMAARAMATGYDIEIVEAHHRFKVDAPSGTALKMGEVIADALGRDLKDCAVYGREGITGERDPSTIGFATIRGGDIVGDHTVLFAGIGERIEISHKSSSRVTYAQGALRAVRFLGGQRNGLFDMFDVLGLR
- a CDS encoding outer membrane protein assembly factor BamE; amino-acid sequence: MPAILQRRPWLLVAAIAATLALGACSGFSERTRGALSAVTPYKVEVVQGNFVSKEQVAALKPGMSRQQVREILGTSLLNDVFHANRWDYVFTIRRQGVDPQERRLTVFFNGELMDRFQGDEMPSEEEFVATLDTRRKTGKVPQLEATEDELKKYAPKGEKKADTTGTPAAPVPALPAAYPPLEAAR
- the fur gene encoding ferric iron uptake transcriptional regulator, translating into MANIDELKNTGLKATLPRLKILEIFQTGSQRHMTAEDVFRVLLNEHSDIGLATVYRVLTQFEQAGILERSHFESGKAVYELNEGTHHDHLICTSCGKVEEFYDAEIERRQQMIAKDKGWILQDHAMSLYGLCGDCVKKR
- the hprK gene encoding HPr(Ser) kinase/phosphatase — translated: MKPTVISADAMFEEFRGSLRWEWLAGLGASERQFDPDVISRAQSAADLVGYLNYIHPYRVQILGAREVAYLTRGSKEDCVRRIGRIVTLEPPMLVLADGQAAPDELLSICERAQLPLFATRESSAFVIDLLRAYLSKHFAERTSMHGVFMDILGMGVMITGESGLGKSELGLELISRGNGLVADDAVDLYRINQNTIEGRCPDLLLNLLEVRGIGLLDIRAIFGETAVRRKMRLKLIVHLVRRDSFERDYERMPSAPLTQDVLGIPVRKVIIQVVAGRNIAVLVEAAVRNSILQLRGIDTYADFVARHHKAMESGRDPD
- a CDS encoding PTS sugar transporter subunit IIA; the encoded protein is MNRLASILPPAQVLVSVDATSKKRAFEEAGLLFESLHGLGRALITDSLFARERLGSTGLGHGVAIPHGRIKGLKAPMAAVFQLANPIGFDAPDEQPVALLIFLLVPEAATQKHLEILSEIAELLSDAGLREQIKSSTDAAALHGLIAGWQSTQVA
- the hpf gene encoding ribosome hibernation-promoting factor, HPF/YfiA family, coding for MNLTISGHHLDVTPALRTYVTSKLDRITRHFDQVVDVKVILTVEKQKEKERRQRAECNIHVKGNDMFAESSHADLYAAVDELVDKLDRQVVRHKDRLQDHHHVAPKRVM